One Saccharomyces eubayanus strain FM1318 chromosome VIII, whole genome shotgun sequence genomic window carries:
- the SCD5 gene encoding Scd5p: MSFDWLNVPGLDLGNGDQTERKQSNGLGPPSVSFDFGVNTSAPRDSNFWDQGSRSQSDTSLSYRNNLPTAGANSALQLGSPEKGDHAEVQNLSGGDGYAETPEDMQVPLSLSQNQLTREEIRTYLRWYNYICLRTHGKLVKLNDVFRFLSNFNLSQQIKERIMEIFRSCKNALNIGQFFAVLRLIARAIIHGILPVRRMILEKAPIPKPRPILSSDNHEEVYEEVEDDDNNNKAGDQKVDFDSFASLLLTGTTIRKRLRRRVKNTNFKSKKVRFSEHVTFQDPPNPSQKSSNNVNEPKKPIGENEDGDQNRSNNGPLDLTLPMDQLLKRLYKGRQNSGLVSSLPSEQQETEEEKKVLEDMKDSLSHFKQIQTVDSASLPMSSALLQNGNNRPNNNANNNGVPLQVPLEPLKPTATGSANHLLREEYNQGLTPNNETIQTGLQPLKPTATGSANYLMRNHIEQPQSIQSTNAPDTMVNSGGLQPLKPTATGSANYLMKQHLSPSVNSTTPSMFQGQFADQYPSPQPTGHFVNSPNIIVSQSNQQQQPQQQQQQQQQQQQQQQQQQQQQQSYQTTGTPQPKIELSNISPQHTYSNNIRINNGNIISMPKVEISNALSPQNTFSQHQQPHLVSPQNSFVKNQSTMISPQNTYSNNQQSMISPQHTYNNNQQQIHHLPPPPPPRIQQQHEQRPAIISPQHSYLDMPKPNNMLSTQNSYTNSNQPNVHSPNFLSPQNAANNYFQSLLSTSPSPNSTPLTASNINGNSNNVSNNLSSFQPNMTSGNPPMNISQSHQTYNGNYSMINQQQQHPHSQQPIYGGQLTQMQQQHQGQSQFNNCDIHNQANKPNYGMLGQQVQQQQQQQQQFPLYTDTNRSNSSDILGNLQSLQQQVDALQTQYNRRP, translated from the coding sequence ATGTCTTTTGATTGGCTCAATGTTCCAGGATTGGACTTAGGCAACGGGGATCAAACAGAAAGGAAACAATCCAATGGATTGGGTCCACCCAGTGTATCTTTCGACTTTGGTGTGAACACWTCTGCTCCACGCGATTCTAATTTCTGGGATCAAGGTTCACGAAGTCAGAGCGATACGTCTTTATCCTACAGAAATAATCTTCCAACCGCAGGAGCTAATTCCGCACTCCAATTGGGTTCTCCTGAAAAGGGAGATCATGCAGAAGTGCAAAATCTTTCTGGAGGTGATGGTTATGCAGAGACACCTGAGGATATGCAAGTCCCGTTGTCTCTGTCACAAAACCAACTTACACGCGAAGAAATAAGGACATATTTAAGATGGTACAACTATATATGTCTGAGAACACATGGGAAATTAGTCAAATTAAATGACGTTTTCAGATTCTTAtccaatttcaatttatcTCAgcaaattaaagaaagaataatgGAAATCTTCCGTAGTTGCAAAAATGCATTGAATATCGGTCAATTCTTTGCTGTTCTGAGGCTTATTGCTAGAGCTATTATCCATGGCATTTTACCCGTAAGAAGAATGATTTTAGAGAAGGCACCTATACCTAAACCTCGTCCTATTTTGAGCAGTGACAATCACGAGGAGGTTTACGAAGAAgtagaagatgatgataacaataacaaagCGGGTGATCAAAAGGTCGACTTCGATTCATTTGCTTCACTGTTACTAACTGGTAcaacaataagaaaaagactcAGAAGGAGAGTTAAAAACACAAACTTTAAGAGTAAGAAAGTTAGATTTTCAGAGCATGTGACGTTTCAAGATCCTCCGAATCCAAGCCAAAAATCATCCAATAATGTCAACGAGCCAAAGAAACCGATTGgcgaaaatgaagatggaGATCAAAATCGTAGTAATAATGGCCCATTAGACTTGACATTGCCCATGGACCAATTATTGAAGAGACTATACAAAGGGAGACAAAATAGTGGGCTAGTCTCAAGCTTACCGAGCgaacaacaagaaactgaagaggaaaagaaagtccTGGAGGATATGAAGGACTCATTATCCCATTTCAAACAAATTCAGACCGTGGATTCTGCGTCACTACCAATGTCATCCGCACTTTTGCAAAATGGTAATAATCGGCCAAACAATAATGCTAACAACAACGGTGTTCCACTGCAAGTGCCATTAGAACCTTTGAAACCAACTGCAACAGGTTCTGCTAATCATTTATTGCGAGAAGAATACAACCAAGGATTAACTCCAAACAATGAAACCATTCAAACTGGCTTACAACCCTTGAAACCAACAGCAACTGGTTCAGCAAATTACTTGATGCGGAACCATATAGAACAACCTCAATCCATTCAATCCACGAATGCACCTGATACAATGGTAAACTCTGGAGGGCTTCAGCCTTTGAAACCTACCGCCACCGGCTCGGCAAACTACTTGATGAAACAACATCTGTCACCTTCAGTGAATAGCACGACACCTTCAATGTTTCAAGGGCAATTCGCGGATCAGTATCCTTCTCCGCAACCTACAGGTCATTTTGTGAATTCCCCTAACATTATTGTTTCTCAAAGTAaccagcagcagcaaccgcaacaacaacaacaacaacaacaacaacaacaacaacaacaacaacaacaacaacaacaacaacaatcttACCAAACAACCGGTACACCTCAACCAAAAATCGAGCTATCAAATATATCTCCTCAGCACACATATTCTAACAATATTCGAATCAACAACGGGAATATTATATCGATGCCAAAAGTGGAAATATCAAACGCGCTTTCTCCTCAAAATACGTTTTCACAACACCAACAACCACACTTGGTTTCTCCTCAAAACTCGTTTGTTAAAAACCAATCAACTATGATTTCTCCACAGAATACATATTCTAATAACCAACAATCGATGATATCTCCTCAGCACACATATAACAATAACCAACAGCAAATTCACCACCTTCCACCACCCCCACCTCCGCGGATCCAGCAGCAGCATGAACAACGGCCAGCCATTATTTCTCCCCAACATTCATACCTTGACATGCCGAAGCCAAATAACATGTTGTCCACTCAAAATTCATACACAAACTCAAATCAACCAAATGTACATTCTCCAAACTTCTTGTCACCCCAGAATGCTGCCAATAATTACTTCCAGTCTTTGCTTTCCACCTCACCATCACCTAATTCCACTCCACTAACTGCCTCCAATATTAATGGAAATTCTAATAACGTTAGTAATAACTTGAGTTCTTTCCAGCCTAATATGACAAGTGGTAATCCACCAATGAACATTAGTCAATCACACCAGACATACAATGGCAATTATTCGATGATTAatcaacagcagcaacatcCTCACTCACAACAACCAATATATGGGGGACAGTTAACCCAAATGCAACAACAGCATCAAGGGCAATCCCAGTTTAACAACTGCGATATACACAACCAAGCAAACAAACCTAATTACGGTATGCTAGGGCAGCAAgtgcaacaacaacaacaacaacaacaacagtttCCATTGTATACTGATACAAATAGATCCAATTCAAGCGATATATTGGGTAATTTACAATCTTTGCAGCAGCAAGTTGATGCTTTACAAACCCAGTATAATAGAAGACCGTGA
- the MIP1 gene encoding DNA-directed DNA polymerase gamma MIP1, whose translation MGSTMVTSRWLVQVVRRLPPPPCLRWSRRCYATKKSSAEAPRINPVGIQYLGESLHRQVFGNGGGGEEADHGDKLIELSKQSLRDHGLWGKKTLITEPIAFPLPPLQGQSLDEHFQKIGQFNSEPYKSFCGDKFTQMVPRPAQWLRQPGWVKYVPGAAPVEVPYPDEELVVFDVETLYNISHYPTLATALSSTAWYLWCSPFICGSEDPAALIPMNTLRKEQVVIGHNVAYDRARVLEEYNFQDSKAFFLDTQSLHIASFGLCSRQRPMFMKNNKKKETEQETEAQSEISIEDYDDPWLNVSALNSLKDVAKFHCKIKLDKADRDFFAATDKSTIIENFQKLVNYCATDVTATSQVFDKIFPVFLKKCPHPVSFAGLKSMSKCVLPTKLNDWNKYLDSSESLYQQSKVEIESKIVQIIKDIVLLKDQPDTYRKDPWLSQLDWASKPLRMTKKGVPAKCQKLPGFPEWYKQLFPSRDTIEPKVTIKSRIIPILFKLSWENSPVIWSKESGWCFKASQDQVEAFKAKNYVLADSVSQEEEQIRSRDQGSSSLSTSTDVLFKVPHPNGPDFNCTNLLTKSYNHFFEKGVLKSESELAHQALQINSSGSYWMSARERIQSQFVVPSSKFPSEFRSLRAKPLPNSASADDIAIIIPKIVPMGTVTRRAVENTWLTASNAKLNRIGSELKTQVKAPPGYCFVGADVDSEELWIASLVGDSIFNVHGGTAIGWMCLEGTKNEGTDLHTKTAQILGCSRNEAKIFNYGRIYGAGARFASQLLKRFNPSLTDEETKKIANKLYENTKGKTKRSKLFKKFWYGGSESILFNKLESIAEQETPRTPVLGCGITYSLMKKNLRANSFLPSRINWAIQSSGVDYLHLLCCSMEYIIKKYSLDARLCISIHDEIRFLVSEKDKYRAAMALQISNIWTRAMFCQQMGINELPQNCAFFSMVDIDSVMRKEVNMDCITPSNKTAIPHGEAIDINQLLTKPDSALGDPNTEIDSQVSQYTYTFREPVFEEYNKTYTAEFLKYFLAMQVQSDKRNVNQLEEEYLRECTSKEYAKDGNTAEYSLSDYLQDVKKGKRTKIRIMGSNFLDGTEKANTSRRTDPSVNMHDYGSLHKIANDSITPQEQLVKDKEREKKVDGSIEENKRTLTKKKKTTSMDRKYKRVYGGRKAFEAFYDCANKPLDYALETEKQFFNIPVDGVIDDVLNDKTDYRKRPLRARATSSSTRKTAKEAPLKQQSVHKPNTKKMGVLELERDNTLPKGNSQKLH comes from the coding sequence ATGGGCAGCACGATGGTTACGTCTAGATGGTTGGTGCAAGTTGTGCGGCGGCTGCCGCCGCCGCCGTGTTTGCGGTGGTCTCGCCGCTGCTACGCCACGAAGAAGAGCAGCGCAGAGGCCCCCAGAATCAATCCCGTGGGGATTCAGTACTTGGGTGAGTCGCTGCACCGGCAGGTGTTTGGCAATGGTGGAGGTGGTGAGGAGGCTGATCATGGTGACAAACTTATAGAGCTGTCGAAGCAGTCGCTGAGGGACCACGGTTTGTGGGGGAAGAAGACGCTCATCACAGAGCCAATAGCGTTTCCCCTGCCCCCGCTGCAGGGTCAATCGCTGGACGAGCACTTCCAGAAGATTGGGCAGTTCAATTCAGAACCCTACAAGAGTTTTTGTGGCGACAAGTTCACACAAATGGTGCCTCGACCGGCGCAATGGCTTCGCCAGCCCGGCTGGGTCAAGTACGTTCCTGGAGCGGCTCCTGTCGAGGTGCCGTATCCGGACGAAGAGCTGGTTGTGTTCGACGTGGAGACGCTGTACAATATCTCGCACTATCCGACGCTGGCCACGGCCCTGTCGTCAACGGCATGGTACTTGTGGTGCTCGCCATTCATATGTGGCAGCGAGGACCCTGCTGCGCTGATACCCATGAACACGTTGCGGAAAGAGCAGGTCGTCATTGGCCACAACGTCGCGTACGACAGGGCACGGGTCCTGGAAGAGTACAATTTCCAGGACTCGAAGGCCTTTTTCTTGGACACTCAGTCACTGCATATTGCGTCGTTTGGGCTTTGTTCCAGGCAGCGTCCAATGTTCATGaaaaataacaagaaaaaggagaCAGAACAAGAGACAGAAGCGCAGTCGGAGATCTCCATCGAAGATTACGACGACCCCTGGTTGAACGTGTCTGCTCTGAACTCGTTGAAGGATGTAGCAAAGTTTCACTGCAAAATCAAACTGGATAAAGCCGATAGAGATTTCTTCGCAGCAACGGACAAATCGACGATAATTGAAAACTTCCAGAAACTGGTCAACTATTGTGCGACCGACGTAACGGCCACCAGCCAAGTGTTTGATAAAATCTTCCccgtttttttgaagaaatgcCCCCATCCCGTTTCGTTTGCAGGTCTGAAATCAATGAGCAAGTGTGTCCTACCCACGAAGTTGAATGACTGGAACAAGTACTTAGACAGCTCGGAGTCTCTGTACCAACAATCCAAAGTGGAAATAGAGTCAAAGATCGTCCAAATTATCAAGGACATTGTCCTCTTGAAAGACCAACCTGACACGTATCGCAAGGACCCGTGGTTGTCACAATTGGACTGGGCATCCAAACCTTTGAGAATGACCAAAAAGGGCGTTCCCGCGAAGTGTCAGAAACTCCCCGGGTTCCCGGAATGGTACAAGCAACTTTTCCCTTCAAGGGACACCATAGAACCGAAAGTCACTATCAAGTCAAGAATCATTCCGATTTTATTCAAGTTGTCCTGGGAAAACTCCCCCGTGATCTGGTCGAAGGAATCTGGATGGTGCTTTAAAGCATCGCAGGACCAAGTAGAAGCGTTCAAGGCAAAAAACTATGTCTTAGCAGATAGTGTATCCCAAGAAGAGGAGCAAATACGATCGCGAGATCAAGGatcgtcatcattatcaaCCTCGACGGacgttcttttcaaagtgCCTCACCCTAATGGACCCGATTTTAATTGCACAAATCTCTTGACRAAATCGTACAATCattttttcgaaaaggGCGTACTGAAGTCGGAATCGGAATTGGCACATCAAGCTTTACAAATCAACTCTTCCGGTTCATATTGGATGTCCGCAAGGGAAAGAATCCAATCCCAATTCGTCGTGCCCAGCTCGAAATTCCCCAGTGAATTCCGCTCTTTAAGAGCAAAACCATTGCCAAATAGTGCTTCGGCAGATGACATTGCAATAATTATACCAAAAATTGTACCCATGGGTACCGTCACTAGAAGAGCTGTGGAAAATACTTGGCTGACTGCGTCCAACGCAAAGTTAAACAGAATAGGTTCCGAATTGAAAACTCAAGTTAAGGCGCCTCCAGGTTATTGTTTCGTTGGCGCAGACGTGGATAGTGAAGAACTGTGGATCGCATCGTTAGTTGGAGATTCCATTTTTAATGTTCACGGTGGTACCGCCATTGGTTGGATGTGCTTAGAAGGTACTAAAAATGAAGGTACAGATTTGCATACAAAGACGGCTCAAATCCTGGGTTGTTCTCGTAATGAAGctaaaatcttcaattaCGGTAGAATTTATGGTGCCGGTGCTAGGTTTGCTAGTCAAttgttgaaaagatttaacCCATCTCTCACTGACgaggaaacaaaaaaaatcgctAATAAATTATACGAAAATACAAAGGGTAAGACGAAAAGATCgaaacttttcaagaaattttggtATGGTGGCTCCGAATCAATCTTATTCAATAAACTAGAAAGCATCGCCGAACAAGAAACTCCAAGGACTCCGGTCCTAGGTTGTGGTATTACCTATTCTCtcatgaagaagaatttaaGGGCGAATTCCTTTTTACCTTCGAGAATTAATTGGGCTATCCAGTCATCTGGTGTTGACTATTTGCATTTGCTTTGTTGCTCTATGGAATATATCATCAAGAAATACAGCCTTGACGCCAGACTCTGTATTTCCATCCATGATGAAATTAGATTTTTGGTCAGTGAAAAGGACAAATACAGGGCTGCTATGGCTTTACAGATTAGTAATATATGGACAAGGGCCATGTTTTGTCAACAAATGGGTATAAATGAACTACCGCAGAACTGTGCCTTTTTCTCAATGGTTGATATCGATTCAGTCATGCGTAAAGAGGTTAATATGGACTGTATCACACCATCAAACAAAACTGCCATTCCACATGGAGAGGCAATTGATATCAATCAACTATTAACCAAACCGGATAGTGCGTTGGGCGATCCAAACACTGAAATCGATAGCCAAGTATCACAATACACATACACATTCAGAGAACCTGTATTCGAGGAGTACAATAAGACATACACAGCAGAATTCctaaaatattttctcGCAATGCAAGTTCAATCAGATAAGCGGAATGTCAATCAACTGGAAGAGGAATACCTGCGGGAGTGTACATCCAAAGAATACGCTAAGGATGGCAACACTGCGGAATACAGTCTTTCAGACTATCTACAGGATGTGAAAAAGGGCAAAAGAACTAAAATACGTATCATGGGGTCTAATTTTTTAGATGGTACCGAAAAGGCTAATACCAGCCGACGAACCGACCCCTCTGTCAATATGCACGATTATGGTTCGCTTCATAAAATTGCTAATGATTCTATAACGCCCCAAGAGCAACTTGTGAAGGACAAGGAAAGGGAGAAAAAGGTAGACGGTTCAATCGAAGAGAACAAGAGGACAttgacgaagaaaaagaagactaCATCCATGGACAGGAAATACAAACGAGTTTATGGTGGCAGAAAAGCATTTGAAGCGTTTTACGATTGTGCAAATAAGCCACTGGACTACGCTTTAGAGACCGAGAagcaatttttcaatattccTGTAGATGGGGTAATTGATGATGTTCTGAATGACAAGACTGACTATAGAAAGAGGCCATTGCGAGCAAGGgcaacatcatcatcaacaCGCAAGACCGCAAAGGAAGCACCACTAAAACAACAATCGGTACACAAACCaaacaccaaaaaaatgggtGTACTTGAACTGGAAAGGGACAATACTTTACCAAAGGGCAATAGCCAAAAACTGCATTAG
- the VMA4 gene encoding H(+)-transporting V1 sector ATPase subunit E, giving the protein MSSAITALTPNQVNDELNKMQAFIRKEAEEKAKEIQLKADQEYEIEKTNIVRNETNNIDGNFKSKMKKATLSQQITKSTIANKMRLKVLSAREQSLDGIFEETKKELAGLAGNRDKYKPILQSLIVEALLKLLEPKAIVRSLERDADLIESMKDDIMREYGEKAQRAPLQEIVLSTDYLNPETVSGGVIVSNASDKIEVNNTLEERLQLLSEEALPAIRLELYGPSKTRKFFN; this is encoded by the coding sequence ATGTCCTCCGCTATCACTGCTTTGACACCCAACCAAGTAAACGATGAATTGAACAAGATGCAGGCTTTCATCAGAAAGGAGGCCGAAGAGAAGGCTAAGGAAATCCAGTTGAAGGCCGACCAAGAGTACGAAATTGAGAAGACTAACATCGTGAGAAACGAGACCAACAACATCGATGGTAACTTCAAGagcaagatgaagaaggccACGCTATCGCAGCAAATCACTAAGTCTACGATAGCCAACAAGATGCGTTTGAAGGTCCTTTCCGCCCGTGAACAATCACTGGACGGGATATTCGAAGAGACCAAGAAGGAGTTGGCGGGTCTTGCCGGCAACAGGGACAAGTACAAGCCCATCTTGCAGTCATTGATCGTGGAGGCGCTCTTGAAGTTGTTGGAGCCCAAGGCCATTGTCAGGTCTCTTGAGAGAGACGCTGATTTGATTGAGTCCATGAAGGACGACATCATGCGCGAGTATGGTGAAAAAGCCCAACGTGCCCCATTGCAGGAAATTGTCTTGTCCACGGACTACTTGAACCCAGAAACCGTTTCTGGTGGTGTCATTGTATCCAACGCCTCTGACAAGATTGAAGTCAACAACACTTTGGAGGAGAGATTACAATTGTTAAGCGAAGAGGCATTGCCTGCCATCAGATTGGAGTTGTACGGTCCTTCCAAGACAAGAAAGTTCTTCAACTGA